A portion of the Paenibacillus marchantiae genome contains these proteins:
- a CDS encoding siderophore ABC transporter substrate-binding protein, producing the protein MKKGWLFTLLVVLSVVLAACGGSKTAENTGASSGTGSEANAAADQSNDEIVIKHKLGETTVKKNPEKVVVFDYGVLDTLDQLGVEVAGVPQEGVPSYLEKYNDAKYANVGGLKEADFEKVNALKPDLIIISGRLQDSYEELSKIAPTIYMAVDTEDYMNSLTSNVKTLGEIFGKEKEAEEALASIDTSVKALNDKVTAAGKNALVVLTTEGKLSAYGAGSRFGIIHDVFGFTPADANIEVSTHGQSVSFEYVMEKNPDYLFVVDRSAVVAGSGEATPAKQVVENDLVKNTNAYKDGHIVYLDPDYWYLSGGGLESIQEMIKEVDKSIN; encoded by the coding sequence ATGAAAAAGGGTTGGTTGTTTACGTTGCTTGTGGTGTTGTCGGTTGTTCTGGCAGCTTGCGGTGGAAGTAAAACAGCAGAAAATACAGGTGCCAGCAGTGGCACAGGATCAGAAGCGAATGCAGCAGCAGATCAGTCCAATGATGAAATCGTTATTAAACATAAACTTGGCGAAACAACAGTGAAGAAGAATCCGGAGAAAGTGGTTGTATTCGACTATGGTGTGCTGGATACATTGGATCAGCTTGGGGTAGAGGTTGCCGGTGTACCTCAGGAGGGAGTTCCTTCTTATCTGGAAAAGTATAACGATGCAAAGTACGCCAATGTTGGCGGTTTGAAAGAGGCTGATTTTGAGAAAGTAAATGCTTTGAAGCCTGACCTGATTATCATCTCAGGACGACTGCAAGACTCCTATGAAGAGCTTAGCAAGATTGCACCGACCATTTATATGGCGGTAGATACAGAAGATTATATGAACTCCCTGACTTCGAATGTGAAGACGCTTGGAGAGATCTTTGGTAAAGAAAAAGAAGCAGAAGAGGCACTGGCATCCATTGATACCTCTGTTAAAGCTTTAAATGATAAAGTAACGGCTGCTGGAAAGAATGCACTGGTTGTTCTGACGACCGAAGGCAAATTGAGTGCTTATGGTGCAGGTTCCCGATTTGGTATCATTCATGATGTGTTCGGTTTTACTCCGGCAGATGCAAATATTGAAGTGTCGACCCATGGACAAAGCGTTTCATTCGAATATGTTATGGAGAAAAATCCGGATTATCTGTTCGTGGTAGATCGGAGTGCAGTGGTTGCAGGCAGTGGTGAGGCAACGCCTGCCAAACAGGTGGTCGAGAATGATTTGGTCAAAAATACGAATGCTTATAAAGACGGACACATTGTTTATCTTGACCCAGATTACTGGTACTTGTCCGGCGGTGGTTTGGAATCCATTCAGGAAATGATTAAAGAAGTGGACAAGAGTATCAATTAA
- a CDS encoding iron ABC transporter ATP-binding protein, with protein MVEVRNVTKQYGGVRVVDDVSLNIAKGKITSFIGPNGAGKSTLLSMITRLISKDTGQVLIEGQEIEGWKNKDLSKKISVLKQSNHINIRLTVEDLVAFGRFPYSQGRLTAEDRQWIQEAIDYMELAPFRKKYLDELSGGQRQRAYIAMVIAQNTEYILLDEPLNNLDMKHSVQIMKVLRKMVDELGKTIVIVIHDINFASCYSDYIVALKDGRVVQEGKTEDIINTDVLQKVYDMHIPVQWIDGRKICVYFA; from the coding sequence GTGGTAGAAGTCAGAAATGTAACCAAACAATACGGCGGCGTCCGGGTAGTGGATGACGTATCACTGAATATTGCCAAAGGGAAAATCACTTCATTCATTGGTCCCAATGGTGCAGGCAAAAGCACACTGTTATCCATGATCACCAGGCTAATCAGCAAGGATACAGGACAAGTCCTGATCGAAGGGCAAGAGATTGAAGGCTGGAAGAACAAGGATCTGTCCAAAAAAATATCAGTTCTCAAACAATCCAATCACATAAATATCAGGTTGACTGTGGAGGATTTGGTTGCTTTTGGCCGTTTTCCTTATTCACAAGGAAGACTTACAGCAGAGGATCGGCAGTGGATTCAGGAAGCCATCGATTATATGGAGCTGGCTCCATTCCGCAAAAAGTATTTGGATGAGCTAAGTGGTGGACAGCGACAGCGGGCTTACATTGCCATGGTTATCGCGCAGAATACCGAGTATATTCTCCTTGATGAACCCTTGAATAATTTGGACATGAAACATTCGGTGCAGATTATGAAGGTGCTTCGCAAAATGGTGGATGAATTGGGCAAGACGATTGTTATTGTCATTCATGACATCAATTTTGCCTCCTGTTATTCAGACTATATCGTTGCACTCAAAGATGGGCGTGTCGTGCAGGAAGGTAAGACGGAAGACATCATTAATACAGATGTATTGCAGAAAGTCTATGACATGCACATCCCTGTGCAATGGATTGATGGGCGTAAGATTTGTGTGTATTTTGCTTGA
- a CDS encoding iron chelate uptake ABC transporter family permease subunit: protein MRMKYTANTWKFGILIAAAVLLIGVFLVIQSGGNWDYILPRRGKKILAIVLTGACIAYSTAIFQTITNNRILTPGIMGLDSLYMLFQTFAVFVFGSTHISFVNKNLNFAVSVLLMSLFALLLHQFMFRRERGRNIYLLLLVGLILGTLFQSMSSFMEVLIDPNEFLVLQGKMFASFNNVNTDLLIISMVAIILILLYAQRFTKYLDVLSLGKDHAVNLGVDYQYIVKRLLLVVMVLVSISTALVGPIMFLGLLVVNLAHQIFRSHRHKVLIWGSVIIAVVSLVGGQLIVERVFTFATTVSVIINFVGGVYFIYLLLKENKSW from the coding sequence ATGAGAATGAAGTATACGGCGAATACCTGGAAGTTTGGCATTTTGATTGCAGCGGCAGTGTTGTTAATTGGTGTATTTCTGGTCATTCAATCCGGGGGCAACTGGGATTATATTCTGCCTCGCAGAGGGAAAAAGATTCTTGCCATTGTGCTCACAGGTGCCTGCATCGCGTATTCCACTGCCATCTTCCAAACGATAACCAACAACCGAATTCTTACACCTGGCATTATGGGGCTCGACTCCCTGTATATGTTGTTTCAGACCTTTGCCGTATTTGTGTTTGGGAGCACGCATATCAGCTTTGTGAACAAAAATCTTAACTTTGCGGTATCTGTTCTGTTAATGAGTCTGTTTGCTCTACTCCTGCATCAGTTCATGTTCCGTAGAGAACGGGGGCGCAATATCTATTTGCTGCTGCTCGTTGGCCTTATTCTGGGTACGCTGTTTCAGAGCATGTCCTCCTTCATGGAGGTGCTGATTGATCCCAATGAGTTCCTTGTGCTGCAGGGCAAGATGTTTGCGAGTTTTAACAATGTGAATACGGATTTGCTGATCATCTCAATGGTGGCCATTATTTTGATCCTGCTGTATGCACAGAGGTTTACCAAATATCTCGACGTACTATCCCTCGGCAAAGATCACGCGGTTAATCTTGGCGTGGACTATCAATACATCGTGAAAAGGTTGCTGCTGGTTGTGATGGTTCTGGTGTCGATCTCCACAGCGCTGGTCGGCCCAATCATGTTCCTGGGACTGCTGGTCGTGAATCTGGCGCATCAGATATTCCGATCACATCGTCATAAAGTGCTGATCTGGGGTTCAGTCATTATAGCCGTGGTTTCATTGGTCGGTGGACAGCTCATTGTAGAGCGAGTATTTACTTTTGCTACTACAGTAAGTGTCATTATCAATTTTGTAGGCGGTGTGTACTTCATCTATTTACTGCTAAAGGAGAATAAGTCGTGGTAG
- a CDS encoding ABC transporter permease — protein MKLGYMLIVLAFLSIVYLFIGNSDISPMDIFHLTPVQLQVLQVSRFPRLISILVAGISMSVIGLIMQQLTRNRFVSPTTAGTMDSARLGILVTLMWFPGASPLQKMLVAFAFALAGTLIFMRILEKVKFKDTIYIALLGLMFGNIVSSVTTFFAYKNDLIQNMSSWLQGDFSTIMKGRYELIYISIPLLIIVYLFANRFTLAGMGEDFSTNLGLAYRKVVNLGLILVAMVSAVVIITVGTIPFLGLVVPNIVTLYKGDNLRDTLPHTAVLGAIFVLVCDILGQLIIYPYQLSISLTVGVVGSVLFLYLLLRRKAYES, from the coding sequence ATGAAGTTAGGCTATATGTTGATCGTGCTGGCTTTTTTGTCTATCGTATACTTGTTTATTGGCAATTCAGACATTTCGCCCATGGATATATTTCATTTGACCCCAGTCCAGCTTCAGGTGTTACAAGTCAGTCGTTTTCCCCGTCTAATCAGCATCCTTGTCGCAGGTATCAGTATGAGTGTCATTGGACTGATCATGCAGCAGCTGACACGCAACCGATTTGTTTCTCCGACAACGGCCGGAACAATGGACTCAGCCCGATTGGGTATCCTCGTTACTTTGATGTGGTTTCCCGGTGCTTCTCCACTGCAAAAAATGTTGGTCGCTTTTGCCTTCGCACTGGCTGGAACGCTAATTTTTATGCGGATACTGGAGAAAGTCAAATTCAAGGATACGATATACATTGCTCTCCTTGGTTTGATGTTTGGCAATATTGTAAGTTCAGTCACGACCTTTTTTGCTTACAAAAACGATTTGATCCAGAACATGTCGTCCTGGCTGCAAGGTGACTTCTCCACGATTATGAAGGGACGTTATGAACTGATCTATATCAGTATTCCGTTGCTTATTATCGTATATCTGTTCGCTAATCGCTTTACACTTGCGGGCATGGGTGAAGATTTCTCAACCAACCTTGGACTGGCTTATCGTAAAGTGGTTAATCTCGGACTGATTCTGGTTGCCATGGTTTCAGCCGTCGTCATTATTACCGTAGGTACAATCCCGTTTCTGGGTCTTGTAGTACCAAATATTGTGACGTTGTATAAGGGTGACAACTTGCGGGATACATTGCCTCATACGGCAGTGCTCGGTGCGATTTTTGTTCTGGTCTGCGATATTTTGGGTCAATTGATTATTTATCCTTATCAGCTCTCCATCAGTTTGACTGTGGGAGTTGTAGGTAGCGTGCTGTTTCTGTATTTATTGCTTCGAAGAAAGGCTTATGAATCATGA
- a CDS encoding pirin family protein: MINVIPSDSRSSFDRGWLRGNHSFSFGEYQDPENTAFGPMRVANDDVIAPGRGFGAHPHSDMEIVSIVLNGKLRHEDNLGNVAVTSFGGIQRMSAGSGMIHTEHNASDSEEVRILQLWFMPHTKGLEPSYETTSFDPDALAGALVPVVSPEGGARIASIQQDMTIYLGRLAAGQTLTYEQAADRRMYIFAIEGKLGLNGEYQLNEGDTARVEQTTSMNLDASEDAFYMLIDLP; encoded by the coding sequence ATGATTAACGTCATTCCATCCGATTCCCGTTCCAGCTTCGACCGGGGCTGGCTGCGCGGCAATCACAGCTTTTCCTTTGGTGAATACCAGGACCCGGAGAATACTGCGTTTGGACCCATGCGGGTAGCTAACGATGATGTAATTGCCCCTGGTCGTGGTTTCGGGGCACACCCGCATAGTGATATGGAGATTGTGTCCATCGTGCTGAACGGGAAGTTGCGTCATGAAGATAACCTGGGCAATGTGGCTGTTACATCATTTGGTGGAATTCAGCGCATGTCAGCAGGCAGTGGCATGATCCATACCGAACACAATGCCTCCGATTCTGAAGAAGTGCGTATATTACAGCTTTGGTTCATGCCACATACGAAAGGGCTTGAGCCGTCTTATGAGACAACTTCTTTTGATCCAGACGCACTCGCGGGAGCACTCGTACCCGTGGTATCCCCTGAAGGTGGGGCGCGTATCGCATCCATTCAACAGGATATGACCATCTATCTTGGCCGATTGGCTGCAGGTCAGACTTTAACATATGAACAGGCTGCAGATCGCCGCATGTACATTTTTGCCATTGAAGGAAAGCTTGGCTTGAACGGAGAGTATCAGCTAAATGAAGGGGATACGGCTCGTGTGGAACAGACGACATCCATGAACCTGGATGCAAGCGAGGACGCTTTCTATATGTTGATCGATCTGCCCTAG
- a CDS encoding DoxX family protein has protein sequence MNRSVEIGLFFSRIMIGLIFVLHGWSKFEGGISGTVGFFESIGIPGFLASVVAIIELVGGAAMILGLGTRVFAALFIVVMGGVLLTAKVGQPFMSGTEFDYLLLAGSLTLLFTGSRFLAVDHFFSRQGNARQNVSA, from the coding sequence ATGAATAGAAGTGTGGAGATAGGGTTATTTTTCTCAAGGATCATGATTGGTCTCATCTTTGTATTACATGGTTGGAGCAAATTCGAAGGTGGAATTAGCGGTACAGTCGGTTTCTTTGAAAGTATCGGCATTCCTGGTTTTCTGGCATCGGTTGTGGCGATCATTGAATTGGTGGGTGGTGCAGCCATGATTCTGGGGTTAGGAACACGTGTATTTGCTGCATTGTTCATCGTAGTTATGGGTGGGGTTCTGCTTACTGCCAAAGTAGGGCAGCCGTTCATGAGTGGTACCGAGTTTGATTACCTGCTGCTGGCGGGTTCATTGACACTACTCTTCACAGGCAGCCGTTTCCTGGCGGTGGATCATTTCTTCTCTAGACAAGGGAACGCTCGGCAGAATGTGAGTGCATAA
- a CDS encoding M56 family metallopeptidase, with product MWKARSKLLFTVGFGIPLFVFMQMFMYAMYKIFGWDIPFNLLWLCNHWMSRLGWLSMGHVLMALVLLTFAGTGWLLFDRMIKTSAAVRKLRSLEDGAMSRKLEARYRHLKQPRFIVVDKPSPVAFTIGLWKPCIVLSTGLLTMLDAEEERAVVYHEVHHLWHRDPLKTTLLSVFAVMMPYIPVLKHTSKHYNIIREILADNEAIERTGNAAGIGSALLKLIRACPEPWRIRETAIQSSFADTSVNVRISRLLDPEQDVTLTLPRYAVFISATVILLLSVLFVWSIG from the coding sequence ATGTGGAAGGCCCGCTCGAAGCTGTTGTTTACTGTCGGGTTTGGCATTCCGTTATTCGTGTTCATGCAGATGTTCATGTACGCGATGTACAAAATATTTGGCTGGGACATTCCGTTTAATCTGCTCTGGCTATGTAATCACTGGATGAGCAGGCTGGGTTGGTTATCCATGGGGCATGTTCTTATGGCACTGGTGCTCCTGACGTTTGCCGGTACAGGCTGGCTGCTGTTCGATCGCATGATCAAGACAAGTGCAGCGGTACGGAAGCTTCGGTCGTTGGAAGACGGGGCCATGTCTCGTAAACTTGAGGCGCGGTACCGTCATCTGAAACAACCTCGATTCATTGTGGTGGACAAGCCGTCACCGGTTGCATTTACGATTGGTCTGTGGAAACCCTGTATAGTGCTTTCCACAGGGCTGCTCACGATGCTGGATGCTGAAGAAGAAAGAGCAGTTGTGTACCATGAGGTGCATCATCTGTGGCATCGTGATCCACTCAAGACGACATTGCTTTCGGTATTTGCCGTCATGATGCCTTATATTCCGGTGTTGAAGCATACTTCAAAACATTACAATATCATTCGAGAAATTCTGGCTGACAATGAAGCGATTGAACGTACGGGGAACGCCGCGGGCATTGGCAGTGCATTGCTCAAACTGATCCGGGCTTGCCCTGAACCTTGGAGGATTAGAGAGACAGCTATTCAATCGTCTTTTGCCGATACTTCGGTGAATGTACGTATTTCCCGTCTATTAGACCCGGAACAGGATGTTACGCTGACGCTTCCCCGCTATGCGGTATTCATTTCTGCCACAGTGATCCTGCTGCTGTCTGTCTTGTTTGTTTGGTCAATTGGTTGA
- a CDS encoding BlaI/MecI/CopY family transcriptional regulator: MRIHNFKVGERGLNRFFGPLEAKIMDILWARPGSSIREVQTALEKDKDVNFNTVMTVMNRLVDKELLHKSQKGRTSLYHPVQSREEFMNDQSKELSHELVDEFGALAVNHMLDALDEADAGLIERLEQKIKQWKKDSD; this comes from the coding sequence ATGAGAATACACAATTTTAAAGTGGGTGAGCGTGGGCTGAACCGGTTTTTCGGTCCGCTGGAGGCGAAGATTATGGACATTTTATGGGCGCGTCCAGGCAGCAGCATTCGCGAAGTACAAACCGCACTAGAAAAAGATAAAGACGTTAATTTCAATACAGTCATGACGGTGATGAATCGCCTCGTGGACAAGGAGCTGCTCCACAAGTCGCAGAAGGGCCGAACGTCACTGTACCACCCGGTACAGAGCAGGGAGGAGTTTATGAACGACCAATCCAAGGAATTGTCACATGAGTTGGTGGATGAATTCGGGGCACTTGCTGTGAATCACATGCTGGATGCGCTGGATGAAGCAGATGCAGGGTTGATTGAGCGGCTGGAGCAGAAGATTAAGCAATGGAAAAAGGATAGCGATTGA
- a CDS encoding catalase, translating into MTERMTTNQGAPVGDNQNSRTAGRRGPTLLEDYHLLEKIAHFDRERIPERVVHARGAGAHGVFTLEKSMKAYTTADFLQDPGTETDVLVRFSTVIHGTGSPETARDPRGFAVKFYTREGNYDIVGNHLPVFFIRDAMKFPDMVHSLKPAPDTNIQDPARYWDFMTLSPESTHMMTWLFSDLGTPASYREMDGFGVHAFKWINAQGQVHYVKYKWESAQGVRGFSRQEAAEVQGQDFNHATRDLHDHIKNGQYPQWKLQVQLLKPEQMDDFAFDPLDPTKTWPEDVLPFQTIGTMTLNRNPQNFFAEVEQAAFSPSALVPGIEPSEDKLLQGRLFSYPDTQRHRLGPNYLQIPVNCPYAPVRNHQRDGLMNVSQDPSPVNYEPNSSGNSPEEAPEYRDSQVPLEGHVTREKIEKTDNYTQSGELFRSFTAVEQQHLLDNLINDLKAVPEQTQLRALCHFFQADGQLGGRLAHGLGVDISAFMPSQDRN; encoded by the coding sequence ATGACAGAACGCATGACAACCAATCAGGGCGCACCCGTAGGTGACAACCAAAACTCCCGTACCGCAGGAAGAAGAGGTCCCACATTACTTGAGGATTATCATCTTCTTGAGAAGATCGCACACTTTGACCGTGAACGTATTCCGGAACGGGTCGTTCATGCAAGAGGTGCGGGTGCACATGGCGTGTTTACGCTGGAGAAGAGCATGAAGGCTTATACGACAGCCGATTTCTTACAAGACCCGGGCACAGAGACGGATGTACTGGTGCGGTTCTCCACGGTAATTCACGGTACGGGTTCACCGGAGACAGCGCGTGATCCACGTGGTTTTGCCGTGAAGTTCTACACGCGTGAAGGGAACTATGATATTGTGGGTAACCATTTGCCCGTCTTTTTCATCCGTGATGCCATGAAGTTCCCGGATATGGTTCATTCCCTGAAGCCTGCGCCGGATACGAATATCCAGGACCCTGCACGCTACTGGGACTTCATGACACTGTCACCGGAGTCGACTCATATGATGACTTGGTTGTTTTCCGATCTGGGTACGCCAGCAAGTTACCGTGAAATGGATGGATTCGGCGTACACGCCTTCAAATGGATTAATGCTCAAGGGCAAGTCCATTATGTGAAATACAAGTGGGAATCGGCTCAAGGCGTGCGAGGCTTCTCACGTCAAGAGGCAGCTGAGGTACAAGGACAGGATTTCAACCATGCCACCCGAGATTTACACGATCATATCAAAAACGGTCAATACCCGCAGTGGAAGCTGCAGGTACAGTTGCTGAAGCCGGAGCAGATGGATGATTTCGCCTTCGATCCGCTCGACCCAACCAAGACTTGGCCGGAAGATGTACTACCGTTCCAGACGATCGGAACCATGACATTGAACCGTAATCCACAAAACTTCTTCGCAGAAGTGGAGCAAGCAGCCTTTTCACCAAGCGCTTTGGTGCCTGGAATTGAGCCTTCCGAAGATAAATTGCTGCAAGGTCGTCTGTTCTCTTATCCGGATACACAGCGCCACCGGCTCGGACCGAACTATTTGCAGATTCCGGTGAACTGCCCTTATGCTCCGGTTCGCAATCATCAGCGTGATGGATTGATGAATGTGAGTCAGGACCCGTCCCCGGTAAATTATGAACCGAACAGCTCGGGCAACAGCCCGGAAGAAGCACCGGAATACCGTGACAGCCAGGTTCCGTTAGAGGGTCATGTTACGCGCGAGAAAATTGAGAAGACCGATAACTATACGCAGTCAGGGGAGTTGTTCCGTTCATTCACGGCGGTGGAGCAGCAACATTTGCTCGATAACCTGATCAATGACCTGAAGGCAGTACCGGAACAGACCCAGCTTCGTGCTTTATGCCATTTCTTCCAGGCAGATGGACAGCTCGGTGGTCGTTTGGCTCATGGACTTGGTGTGGATATCTCCGCATTTATGCCCTCACAGGATCGCAATTAA
- a CDS encoding winged helix-turn-helix transcriptional regulator encodes MQKQTGQVKINLSGRRLPLRVKPALADPTPLVDNCPVTRRVILISPMPGQVHELVKALTDSCFDVLVFHRWEPDLHERLVFDLLIYDLSVAGTIDAFAGISSRLNREAEHATPCLYLVGEKMIGSASGPMLQEELLVWPARPQEALYRVQRMIGNSPAAPKRGFLPQEGQRIAFKDLWLDRERMSVHRNNDRIHLTKTEYDLLLKLIDAKGAVISREEMLSDIWETDFTGGSNVVDVHIKSLRKKLGDNAASPQYIVTVRGVGYRLAD; translated from the coding sequence ATGCAGAAACAAACGGGTCAAGTAAAAATCAACCTGTCCGGTCGTCGTTTGCCGCTCCGGGTCAAGCCTGCCCTTGCGGATCCAACTCCCCTTGTGGATAATTGCCCGGTTACGAGACGGGTCATTCTGATTAGTCCTATGCCAGGGCAAGTACATGAGCTGGTTAAGGCACTTACGGATAGCTGCTTCGATGTGCTGGTGTTCCACCGCTGGGAGCCTGATTTGCATGAACGGCTTGTATTTGATCTGTTGATCTATGACCTGTCTGTTGCTGGAACCATTGATGCTTTTGCCGGTATCAGCAGCCGATTGAATCGTGAAGCGGAACATGCAACACCCTGTCTGTATCTGGTGGGGGAGAAGATGATTGGCAGTGCCAGTGGCCCGATGCTTCAGGAGGAATTACTGGTCTGGCCAGCCCGTCCGCAGGAAGCGTTGTATCGTGTGCAACGCATGATCGGCAACAGTCCTGCAGCACCGAAACGTGGATTTCTACCTCAGGAAGGCCAACGCATCGCTTTCAAGGATCTATGGCTGGATCGTGAGCGGATGAGTGTGCACCGGAACAATGACCGCATTCACCTGACCAAGACAGAGTATGATCTGCTGCTGAAGCTGATTGATGCCAAAGGTGCAGTGATTTCCCGTGAGGAGATGCTCAGCGATATTTGGGAGACTGATTTTACGGGTGGAAGCAATGTGGTGGATGTTCATATCAAAAGCTTGCGCAAAAAACTTGGCGATAACGCGGCTTCGCCTCAATATATAGTAACGGTAAGAGGAGTGGGCTACCGCCTGGCGGATTAG
- a CDS encoding Fur family transcriptional regulator yields the protein MRTLNLTIQRQAVYDVVRHSEDHPTAAEVMNRLVEQGYNLAYGTVYNSLRYLTDKELIRELKLGETASRYDARMDDHQHIMCEVCGKVDEVMTEVPPQWMKQVVEETGYAIDHAHVVFGGVCAECRNKRVK from the coding sequence GTGAGAACTCTAAATCTGACGATACAGCGTCAAGCTGTTTACGATGTAGTCCGTCATTCCGAAGACCATCCAACGGCAGCAGAAGTGATGAACCGTCTGGTGGAGCAAGGTTATAATTTGGCTTATGGTACGGTATATAATTCGCTCCGATATTTAACGGATAAAGAGTTGATTCGAGAACTCAAGTTAGGCGAGACGGCCAGTCGTTATGATGCCCGCATGGACGATCATCAACATATTATGTGTGAAGTATGTGGCAAGGTGGATGAAGTCATGACGGAGGTTCCTCCGCAATGGATGAAGCAAGTCGTGGAGGAAACCGGGTATGCGATTGATCACGCTCATGTGGTCTTTGGAGGTGTCTGCGCGGAATGCAGAAACAAACGGGTCAAGTAA
- a CDS encoding GGDEF domain-containing protein, translating into MLSTFFVNLCVMITFMYVSGIIAKFYRIRVPFPSMRVQMIGGLLFGIYGTVLMNYSFPLNETTIVDLRHLAIVTAAVYLGGLASVISGLVISILRIVMFGMSSAAIDAAFVMTIIGLSGVYFAYAPWSRLTKIITMNLLGMTLIFVILMLNTTSMNSLMKVYPLQMTISFVGGIFIYFIAEFINKSNEMLFLLERKATTDHLTNLSNRRQFEKSLELELERAREYKQKLSLLVIDIDRFKKVNDTFGHTSGDAVLKQLGQLLIEHTRSADIVSRNGGEEFAILLLDCGHHQAMAIAESIRQSVEKYHFALPDGNTIRLTISIGVAVFPDHCDDRDDNDFFEQADRALYEAKNTGRNRVCAIPLRSRSLSGGQSPF; encoded by the coding sequence TTGCTAAGCACGTTTTTCGTCAATCTCTGTGTCATGATCACGTTCATGTATGTGTCCGGAATCATAGCCAAATTCTATCGTATCCGCGTGCCCTTTCCCTCGATGCGTGTTCAGATGATCGGTGGTCTGCTGTTCGGGATCTATGGAACGGTACTGATGAATTATTCCTTTCCTTTAAATGAAACTACCATTGTGGATTTGCGTCATTTGGCTATCGTCACAGCAGCCGTATATTTAGGAGGACTGGCTTCGGTCATCTCGGGACTTGTCATTTCCATCCTGCGTATTGTCATGTTTGGAATGTCATCCGCTGCCATCGATGCAGCATTCGTCATGACGATTATCGGACTATCCGGTGTATATTTTGCCTATGCTCCCTGGTCGAGATTAACCAAAATTATTACCATGAACCTGCTGGGTATGACGCTGATCTTTGTGATCCTGATGCTGAATACAACCAGCATGAACTCATTAATGAAAGTATATCCTTTACAGATGACCATTTCTTTTGTCGGTGGAATCTTTATTTATTTCATCGCAGAATTCATTAATAAATCGAATGAGATGTTGTTCCTGCTCGAACGAAAAGCAACCACCGACCATCTTACCAATCTCAGTAATCGCAGACAATTTGAGAAATCACTTGAGTTGGAACTGGAACGGGCTCGTGAGTACAAGCAAAAACTATCCCTGTTGGTCATCGACATCGATCGTTTCAAAAAAGTAAATGATACTTTCGGTCATACTTCAGGTGATGCGGTTCTGAAACAACTCGGACAATTGCTCATTGAGCATACCCGCTCAGCGGATATCGTCTCTCGAAACGGAGGCGAGGAATTCGCTATACTATTGCTCGATTGTGGTCATCACCAAGCCATGGCCATTGCCGAGTCCATCAGACAATCGGTCGAGAAGTACCATTTTGCGCTGCCTGATGGCAATACGATCCGGCTGACCATCTCCATAGGGGTCGCTGTTTTTCCGGATCACTGCGACGACCGGGATGATAACGATTTCTTTGAACAGGCAGACCGTGCATTATATGAAGCCAAGAATACGGGCAGGAACCGCGTATGTGCCATTCCGCTGCGTTCCAGGTCGCTCTCCGGCGGCCAAAGCCCATTCTAA